The following are from one region of the Armatimonadota bacterium genome:
- a CDS encoding DUF1844 domain-containing protein has protein sequence MPEDREHEEKASYRKVDRRVEHEDEPEAAAPAEEPEAAAPAEEPEAAAPAQEPEAAAPAEEREPSSGEPSDQSPKAQPASFAEVGVFGILRFSVSMLAEAAWMSMGLIATPAGETRQDLAQARVAIDALGDLIARLQPDLDASEKRELDQLLANLRVNFVQRSG, from the coding sequence ATGCCCGAGGACCGCGAACACGAGGAGAAAGCGTCGTACCGCAAGGTAGACCGCCGCGTAGAGCACGAGGACGAACCCGAAGCCGCAGCGCCAGCGGAAGAACCCGAAGCTGCAGCGCCAGCGGAAGAACCCGAAGCTGCAGCGCCAGCGCAAGAACCCGAAGCTGCAGCGCCAGCGGAAGAGCGCGAGCCATCATCCGGCGAGCCGTCGGATCAGTCGCCGAAGGCCCAGCCCGCTAGCTTCGCGGAGGTGGGCGTCTTCGGCATACTGCGGTTCTCTGTGAGTATGCTTGCAGAAGCGGCCTGGATGTCCATGGGCCTCATCGCAACCCCTGCCGGGGAGACACGGCAGGATCTCGCGCAGGCGCGCGTCGCCATCGACGCCCTCGGCGACCTCATCGCCCGACTGCAGCCGGACCTGGACGCGTCGGAGAAGCGCGAGCTTGATCAGTTGCTGGCCAATCTTCGGGTGAACTTCGTGCAACGCTCCGGATAA
- a CDS encoding acetylxylan esterase has product MRLDTLRPLCMSVLLLSVAGFAFAADIEITVALDRPDGIYKVGEEVTFAVHAKQGGQPVTAGEFEYNLSIDGAKTLSSGKAQFGAQAVAIKGSLDEPGILRLTVTSTAGDKPVTTYAGAAFDAEKIQPTAVEPEDFKLFWQHNREKLDRVPMDPQLTFSPKNSSDYATVYKISLGNIMGTRVYGWLGVPTGKGPFPAILTVPAAGVYPIGADWVSWAKRGFIAMGISAHNADIDLPAERYEELKQGELRNYPHKGKKSKRSYYFLTTFAACMRSIDYLTSRADWNGKTMIVTGSSQGGGLSIVSAGLDPRVTAIAANVPALCDHTGRLFGRPSGWPQLIPANDVDDLVRTTSGYYDAVNFARYVQCPTLMSVGLVDRTCPATTVYSAFNVIPGPKEMMVFPLMGHSVDPSYTKYREQWILNQAFGGRTGADEIDLR; this is encoded by the coding sequence GTGAGACTCGACACCCTGCGCCCACTTTGCATGAGCGTACTGCTTCTGAGCGTCGCGGGCTTCGCATTCGCCGCCGACATTGAGATCACCGTGGCCCTTGACCGGCCGGACGGGATCTACAAGGTGGGCGAAGAAGTCACCTTCGCCGTTCACGCGAAGCAGGGAGGGCAGCCGGTTACAGCCGGCGAGTTTGAGTACAACCTGAGCATTGATGGCGCGAAGACGTTGTCCAGTGGCAAAGCGCAGTTCGGTGCCCAAGCCGTGGCCATCAAGGGCTCCCTGGATGAGCCCGGAATCCTGCGGCTCACCGTCACCTCCACGGCCGGCGACAAGCCCGTCACCACATACGCGGGCGCGGCTTTCGACGCGGAGAAGATCCAGCCCACCGCCGTGGAGCCTGAGGACTTCAAGCTCTTCTGGCAGCATAACCGCGAGAAGCTGGACCGGGTGCCGATGGACCCGCAACTCACGTTTTCGCCGAAGAATTCCAGCGACTACGCGACCGTGTACAAGATCAGTCTGGGCAACATCATGGGCACCCGCGTCTACGGGTGGCTGGGTGTTCCCACCGGCAAGGGGCCGTTCCCGGCGATCCTCACGGTCCCCGCGGCCGGCGTCTACCCAATCGGCGCGGACTGGGTGAGTTGGGCAAAGCGGGGGTTCATCGCCATGGGCATCAGCGCCCACAATGCAGACATCGACCTGCCTGCCGAACGTTACGAGGAACTCAAGCAGGGCGAACTGCGCAACTACCCCCACAAGGGCAAGAAGAGCAAGCGCAGCTACTACTTCCTGACCACGTTTGCGGCCTGCATGCGCTCCATTGATTACCTGACCTCCCGCGCCGACTGGAACGGGAAGACCATGATCGTTACCGGCTCCAGCCAGGGCGGCGGACTGTCCATCGTCTCTGCAGGTCTCGACCCGCGCGTGACGGCAATTGCGGCCAATGTGCCGGCCCTGTGCGACCACACCGGCAGGCTGTTCGGCAGACCCTCAGGCTGGCCGCAGCTCATTCCGGCGAATGATGTGGACGACCTGGTGCGCACCACATCGGGCTACTACGACGCGGTCAATTTCGCGCGGTACGTGCAGTGCCCGACGCTCATGTCCGTGGGCCTGGTTGACCGCACATGCCCGGCGACTACGGTATACTCGGCATTCAACGTGATCCCGGGGCCGAAGGAGATGATGGTGTTCCCGCTCATGGGGCACTCGGTAGATCCGAGCTACACTAAGTACCGTGAGCAGTGGATCCTGAACCAGGCCTTCGGCGGTCGTACCGGAGCTGACGAGATCGACCTGCGTTAG
- a CDS encoding discoidin domain-containing protein, with protein sequence MLRQMLTLSLLALTIVGLRAEQSLVNVAGPRYGTKAVADSAFAADYGGEKAVDGSLEQGSGCWFSRDKTDLPTAITFEFAGPTDLRRVVLHQAFWHGNMYHTREFALETSLDGKVWQRIATGELADESLARAEVNMPEGKTRWLRIVVLTSYNSYQTCGLAEVELLAAGVMGVEDVRLELQGRPATATASYCGLSVAALKDGPQVMLTQGPPMVQAVLEPEETVAARLALVSVNEPLRIAARAAIEDGQALVVVSAGRERREFRGHGGEARAFELDVPVTTGRVEVSVEMRGLSRGTWVVLRDLRLILPGREMPLRSALPDPPLRLPPIPLPELRPAMEQALIEADWRMQDGVGTLRYPVSTAQAIETCLQRGGDLLRDLRAAGVPLRDETSRWRALEREFAALSADQPDEDAAVDLWRRVHVLKREIALKNPLADVGPLAFVKQVPGAFSHQLTQCYGRYARPGGGVFVLDEPGRSMKVRDLTGSRLPVGSVQNLDVSYAGDHLLFAFCEADTPPENTILGQAGRYYHLYAMNADGTGLRKLTDGPYDDFAPRHLPDGRIVFVSTRRGGWHRCGYPGCENYTLAVADADGANPTPISLHETQEWDPTVLHDGRIAYTRWDYVDRNAVFFEQLWTTAPDGTRPSIFYGNQTFNPVGLWEPRAIPGSRRVMATAAAHHAMTAGSVVLVDVAAGVDGHAPLTRLTPEVPFPEGEFKVEPHWYSAKAEPLTTPENLRWPGHCFRSPFPLSEKYFLAAYSFERLIGEPKGNAPNMFGLYLADAFGNRELLYRDLTIASLWPAPLRPRERPPVVPEVFEAGREDDWGTVLLQNVQSGDPPLFERVRSLRIIQVLPKSTPGADRPAVGVPSGAPGKQVLGTVPVEEDGSAWFRVPARTPVCFQALDERGQAIQVMRSLTYVQPGETLSCAGCHEPRTSTPVVRRMAALRKEPSTIKPGPDGSKPFSYPILVQPVLDRACVGCHSGEKPGGGVRLTGEPEGHYTVSYNALARRVPYSDQGSLDAVSRPNRYGARGSSLMRMLWEGHHDVKLTEAELERLITWMDTNVLFYGTFKPEDQALQQKGERIAGPDLE encoded by the coding sequence GTGCTTCGTCAGATGCTCACCTTGTCCCTGCTCGCCCTCACCATCGTCGGCCTGCGCGCCGAACAGTCTCTGGTCAACGTTGCCGGTCCACGCTACGGTACGAAGGCAGTCGCCGACAGCGCTTTCGCGGCGGACTATGGGGGAGAGAAGGCGGTGGACGGCAGCCTGGAACAAGGCAGCGGCTGCTGGTTTTCGCGGGACAAGACCGACCTGCCCACCGCGATCACATTCGAGTTCGCCGGCCCCACAGACCTGCGCCGCGTGGTGCTGCATCAGGCTTTCTGGCATGGGAACATGTACCACACCCGGGAGTTCGCGCTGGAGACCTCTCTCGACGGCAAAGTGTGGCAGCGCATTGCCACCGGCGAACTGGCCGACGAGAGCCTTGCCCGGGCCGAGGTCAACATGCCTGAGGGCAAGACTCGCTGGCTCCGCATCGTGGTCCTGACCTCCTATAACTCATATCAGACTTGCGGCCTGGCGGAAGTGGAGCTTCTCGCAGCCGGTGTGATGGGCGTCGAGGATGTACGCCTGGAACTCCAAGGCAGGCCCGCGACCGCAACCGCGAGCTACTGCGGTCTGAGCGTGGCTGCCCTCAAGGATGGCCCGCAAGTCATGCTCACTCAGGGCCCCCCAATGGTGCAGGCGGTTCTGGAGCCGGAAGAGACGGTGGCTGCCCGCCTGGCGCTGGTAAGCGTGAATGAGCCACTGCGCATCGCGGCTCGGGCCGCGATTGAGGATGGCCAGGCGCTGGTGGTTGTGTCCGCGGGCAGAGAGCGCCGCGAGTTCCGCGGTCACGGCGGCGAAGCCAGGGCCTTCGAGCTGGATGTGCCCGTGACTACCGGTCGGGTCGAAGTATCTGTGGAGATGCGCGGGCTGTCGCGCGGCACCTGGGTAGTCTTGCGCGACCTGCGCCTGATCTTGCCGGGACGGGAAATGCCCTTGCGGTCAGCGCTGCCTGATCCACCTTTGAGGCTGCCGCCGATCCCGCTGCCCGAACTGCGCCCCGCGATGGAGCAGGCGCTTATCGAAGCAGACTGGCGCATGCAGGACGGAGTCGGAACGCTGAGGTACCCGGTGAGCACCGCGCAGGCTATCGAGACCTGTCTCCAGCGCGGCGGCGACCTGCTGCGTGACCTCAGGGCAGCCGGCGTTCCCCTGCGGGACGAGACTTCGCGCTGGCGGGCGCTGGAGCGGGAATTCGCCGCTCTCAGCGCTGATCAACCGGATGAAGACGCCGCCGTGGACCTTTGGCGGCGGGTGCATGTGCTCAAGCGCGAGATCGCGCTCAAGAATCCCCTGGCGGACGTGGGGCCGCTGGCCTTTGTGAAGCAGGTCCCGGGGGCATTCAGCCACCAGTTGACCCAGTGTTACGGGAGGTATGCCCGGCCCGGTGGGGGAGTGTTCGTACTGGACGAACCGGGCCGGTCCATGAAGGTGCGCGACCTCACGGGCAGCCGGCTTCCCGTGGGGAGCGTGCAGAACCTGGACGTCTCCTACGCTGGCGATCACTTGTTGTTCGCCTTCTGCGAGGCCGACACTCCGCCGGAGAACACGATCCTCGGGCAAGCGGGGCGGTACTACCATCTTTACGCCATGAACGCTGATGGCACCGGGCTGCGCAAGTTGACCGACGGCCCGTACGATGATTTCGCGCCGCGGCACCTGCCGGACGGGCGTATTGTCTTCGTCTCCACTCGACGCGGCGGCTGGCACCGGTGTGGGTACCCGGGCTGCGAGAACTACACCCTCGCGGTTGCTGACGCCGACGGGGCCAATCCGACACCGATTTCGCTCCACGAGACCCAGGAATGGGACCCGACGGTGCTGCATGACGGGCGAATCGCCTACACCCGGTGGGACTACGTGGACCGCAACGCGGTGTTTTTCGAGCAATTGTGGACCACTGCTCCCGACGGCACGCGCCCGTCCATCTTCTACGGCAACCAGACATTCAACCCGGTTGGGTTGTGGGAGCCGAGGGCGATCCCCGGTTCGCGGAGGGTGATGGCGACTGCAGCCGCCCACCATGCAATGACGGCGGGATCGGTGGTGCTGGTGGATGTTGCGGCCGGCGTGGACGGTCACGCGCCTTTGACCCGCCTGACCCCGGAAGTGCCCTTCCCCGAGGGCGAGTTCAAGGTGGAGCCACACTGGTATTCCGCGAAGGCAGAGCCTTTGACCACGCCCGAGAACCTTCGCTGGCCCGGTCATTGTTTCCGCAGCCCGTTCCCGCTGTCCGAAAAGTATTTCCTCGCGGCATACAGTTTCGAGAGACTCATCGGCGAGCCCAAGGGCAATGCGCCCAATATGTTCGGTCTGTATCTCGCCGACGCTTTCGGCAATCGGGAACTGCTCTATAGAGACCTGACAATCGCCAGCCTGTGGCCCGCGCCGCTCAGGCCCAGGGAGCGGCCGCCGGTGGTGCCCGAGGTGTTCGAAGCCGGTCGCGAGGACGACTGGGGCACGGTGCTGCTGCAGAACGTGCAATCCGGGGACCCGCCGCTGTTCGAGCGGGTGCGGAGCCTGCGGATTATCCAGGTGCTGCCCAAGTCTACGCCGGGGGCCGACCGTCCGGCGGTGGGGGTGCCCAGCGGAGCCCCCGGCAAGCAGGTCCTGGGCACGGTTCCGGTGGAGGAGGACGGTTCGGCGTGGTTCCGGGTACCCGCGCGGACCCCGGTCTGTTTCCAGGCGCTGGATGAACGCGGGCAGGCGATTCAGGTGATGCGCAGCCTCACCTATGTGCAGCCGGGAGAGACCCTTAGCTGCGCCGGATGCCACGAGCCGAGAACAAGCACACCCGTGGTGCGCAGAATGGCGGCGCTGAGGAAGGAGCCGTCCACCATCAAGCCTGGTCCCGACGGTTCGAAGCCCTTCAGCTACCCGATTCTTGTGCAGCCCGTGTTGGACCGCGCCTGCGTCGGCTGTCACAGCGGAGAAAAGCCCGGCGGAGGCGTGCGTCTCACTGGCGAACCCGAGGGGCACTACACGGTATCTTACAATGCCCTGGCGAGGCGAGTACCCTATTCCGATCAGGGGAGCCTCGACGCTGTGAGCCGGCCGAACAGGTACGGCGCACGGGGCAGCAGCCTCATGCGTATGCTGTGGGAAGGCCACCACGACGTCAAGCTGACTGAGGCGGAACTGGAGCGGCTCATCACCTGGATGGATACGAATGTCCTGTTCTACGGCACCTTCAAGCCCGAAGACCAGGCGCTGCAGCAAAAAGGCGAGCGCATCGCGGGCCCGGACCTGGAATGA
- a CDS encoding galactose oxidase — MRQDNRAPILMVILTLCTLEAPMSNADAPNWVLESEHAQWAPRDSCGEVVHDGRMWLMAGWFDSNSVGPRDVWASSDGVNWTEVTHEAGWRHGDLPTTLTFNGRMWFMGGWYKGRLEGACASNEVWSSADGAVWDCVTPNAAWSPRLAAAAVEFKGRMFLLGGIEQYFFGDDSHLRNDVWASADGKNWECVTESAPWAPRAYHAAVVFKNRIYVFGGGNYLPVYKAFNDVWCSEDGANWTCVTEHAPWHERIWFQALVYRGCLWLLGGWSNEPSRNWNDVWYTADGVNWKQLKTETIWSERHEHSCYVFDDRIWLVAGNAWPLVNDVWSLYLPPDWTGQE, encoded by the coding sequence TTGAGACAGGACAACCGTGCGCCCATACTGATGGTCATTCTCACTTTGTGTACGCTGGAGGCACCCATGAGCAACGCCGACGCCCCGAATTGGGTCCTGGAATCCGAACACGCCCAGTGGGCGCCCCGCGATTCGTGTGGTGAGGTCGTCCACGATGGCAGGATGTGGCTGATGGCCGGCTGGTTCGACTCCAACAGCGTCGGTCCGCGGGACGTCTGGGCATCCAGCGACGGCGTCAACTGGACCGAGGTTACCCACGAGGCCGGCTGGAGACACGGGGACCTGCCGACTACCCTCACCTTCAACGGCCGCATGTGGTTCATGGGCGGCTGGTACAAGGGCAGGCTGGAAGGCGCTTGTGCGAGCAATGAGGTCTGGTCATCGGCGGACGGTGCGGTCTGGGACTGCGTGACGCCGAACGCAGCCTGGAGCCCGCGCCTTGCCGCAGCGGCGGTGGAGTTCAAGGGGAGGATGTTCCTCCTCGGCGGCATCGAACAGTACTTCTTCGGCGATGACAGCCACCTGCGCAACGACGTCTGGGCTTCGGCGGACGGGAAGAACTGGGAATGCGTGACCGAGAGTGCGCCGTGGGCTCCACGCGCTTACCATGCCGCGGTGGTTTTCAAGAACCGCATCTACGTCTTCGGCGGCGGCAACTACCTGCCCGTGTACAAGGCCTTCAATGACGTCTGGTGTTCCGAAGATGGCGCGAATTGGACCTGCGTCACCGAGCACGCGCCCTGGCACGAGCGCATCTGGTTCCAGGCCCTGGTGTACCGCGGCTGTCTCTGGCTGCTCGGAGGCTGGTCCAATGAGCCGTCGCGCAACTGGAACGATGTCTGGTACACCGCGGACGGGGTGAACTGGAAGCAGCTCAAGACCGAGACGATCTGGTCTGAGCGCCACGAACACTCCTGCTATGTCTTCGACGATCGCATCTGGCTGGTGGCGGGGAATGCCTGGCCGCTGGTCAATGACGTCTGGAGCCTGTACTTGCCCCCGGACTGGACGGGTCAAGAGTGA
- a CDS encoding glycoside hydrolase family 71 — MLHPLPWAILFSLFIAATCSGADDAFRPTRKVFAHYMVCIPTAGGGATIEDYKQEIIEAQKRGIDGFALNCGGWSLREPHYKARTLLIYEAAKQLGTGFLLMISADYATGLTFEETRDMITTFRDHPNQFRWDGKPVLSTFAGEGRDNSHGKELIAFLDSEFPDGKGGRNVVFVPYFYPRPNITEQPQQFHADQVFDTFPGLDGFFYFGAAGTGEELARCNALLADKWVGAGKIFMASVTPFYRGFGGNYRVYETLGFQGMALEWEAAIKHKATWVEIVTWNDWGEASYVAPFGEPGDTEHWGGHWGPMLNHVAYLDASRYYIDWYKTGSPPEITRDQVFYCYRLHPKSVEGSVKPGSDAKGRPGRADALHDSVFVSCFLKAPARLIVHSGDTRANFDLAAGVHHLETPASIGEQRFVLEREGRIVLDKIGEHAISEDPWSNFNTFTGSAEGE; from the coding sequence ATGCTGCACCCATTGCCCTGGGCCATCCTGTTTTCCCTGTTTATCGCAGCAACCTGTTCTGGGGCCGACGATGCTTTCCGGCCCACTCGGAAGGTATTCGCACATTACATGGTCTGCATCCCCACGGCAGGCGGGGGAGCCACCATCGAGGACTACAAGCAGGAGATCATTGAAGCCCAGAAGCGGGGCATCGACGGCTTCGCCCTGAACTGCGGCGGGTGGTCTCTGCGCGAGCCCCACTACAAGGCGCGGACGCTCCTTATCTACGAGGCGGCAAAGCAACTGGGCACCGGCTTCCTGCTCATGATTTCCGCCGACTACGCCACGGGCCTGACCTTCGAAGAGACCCGGGACATGATCACCACCTTCCGTGACCACCCGAACCAGTTCCGCTGGGACGGGAAGCCTGTGCTGTCCACTTTCGCGGGCGAGGGCAGGGACAACTCCCACGGGAAGGAACTGATCGCCTTCCTGGACAGTGAGTTCCCTGACGGCAAAGGCGGACGCAACGTTGTCTTCGTGCCCTACTTCTACCCGCGGCCCAATATTACCGAGCAGCCGCAGCAGTTCCACGCCGACCAGGTCTTCGACACATTTCCCGGATTGGACGGGTTCTTCTACTTCGGCGCGGCCGGGACTGGCGAAGAGCTTGCACGCTGCAATGCCCTCCTGGCAGACAAGTGGGTGGGCGCGGGGAAAATCTTCATGGCATCGGTGACACCCTTCTACCGGGGCTTTGGCGGCAATTACCGGGTCTACGAAACCCTCGGCTTCCAGGGCATGGCGCTGGAGTGGGAAGCGGCGATCAAACACAAAGCCACCTGGGTGGAGATCGTCACCTGGAACGACTGGGGCGAGGCCAGCTACGTGGCGCCCTTCGGCGAACCGGGCGACACGGAACACTGGGGCGGCCACTGGGGGCCCATGCTGAACCACGTGGCCTATCTGGACGCAAGTCGTTACTACATCGACTGGTACAAGACCGGCTCTCCACCGGAGATAACCCGCGACCAGGTCTTCTACTGCTACCGCCTGCACCCAAAGTCCGTGGAGGGTAGCGTCAAGCCAGGCAGCGACGCGAAGGGCAGACCGGGCCGCGCAGACGCACTGCACGACAGCGTGTTCGTGTCCTGTTTCCTGAAGGCTCCGGCGAGGCTCATTGTGCACAGCGGCGACACGCGGGCGAACTTCGACCTCGCCGCCGGGGTGCATCACCTTGAGACCCCGGCATCCATCGGCGAGCAGCGGTTCGTCCTGGAGCGCGAGGGGCGGATCGTGCTGGACAAGATCGGCGAGCACGCCATCAGCGAGGATCCATGGAGCAATTTCAACACTTTCACGGGAAGCGCGGAGGGGGAGTAG
- a CDS encoding carbohydrate binding domain-containing protein, giving the protein MRHLLLLSALLTVCAAFGQQKLPEGVLYYWDCDRWASGGWRDTAWAKGGSGRIAFDTADKFHGVAAIRLEGAADTEVAAYNLEAPVSVETGGEYVLQVWTKTRGVAGVAEIRCLAHGPKPGEQYRPLGWVKLSPTGHLRLPADQDWTRHRVTIGDLPGGTNRLFFYFRIEGEGTVWFDEFSVAQAGVEVPPGAKVPLRDEDYAGIRLDDADLPANLLTNGGFEEGMGPWTVVPSDYTARVDDAVAHSGSHSLRYDAREHTSCHIWQRVRIDPRRYYRISLWAKTEGLVGYFFTHLLPFNRHSVPTGWHGENHASEHHYVTGDTGGWQERALITRFRPDADAVAIFLRVEDTIGTVWIDDVTIQPLPLDYEAGGEGR; this is encoded by the coding sequence ATGAGGCACCTGCTGCTGCTGTCGGCCCTGCTGACAGTCTGCGCTGCTTTCGGGCAACAGAAGCTGCCCGAGGGGGTCCTCTATTACTGGGACTGCGACCGCTGGGCATCCGGCGGCTGGCGGGACACCGCCTGGGCGAAGGGTGGCTCCGGGCGGATCGCGTTCGACACCGCGGACAAGTTCCACGGGGTGGCGGCAATCCGGCTGGAAGGCGCCGCGGATACCGAGGTGGCGGCCTACAACCTGGAGGCCCCGGTGTCCGTGGAGACAGGCGGCGAGTATGTGCTGCAGGTCTGGACGAAGACCCGGGGAGTGGCCGGGGTCGCCGAGATCCGCTGCCTCGCCCACGGCCCCAAACCCGGCGAGCAGTACCGCCCGCTGGGCTGGGTGAAGCTCTCCCCCACAGGGCACCTGCGACTTCCGGCGGACCAGGACTGGACCCGCCACCGGGTCACCATCGGCGACCTGCCCGGCGGCACAAACCGGCTCTTCTTCTACTTCCGCATCGAGGGCGAGGGAACGGTCTGGTTCGATGAGTTCTCGGTAGCACAGGCCGGAGTTGAGGTCCCACCTGGGGCGAAGGTGCCGCTGCGCGACGAGGACTACGCGGGCATCCGGCTGGATGACGCCGACTTGCCGGCGAATCTCCTCACCAACGGCGGCTTCGAAGAGGGAATGGGGCCCTGGACCGTGGTTCCATCGGACTACACCGCGCGAGTGGATGATGCCGTGGCGCATTCCGGCTCCCACAGCCTGCGGTATGATGCCCGGGAGCACACGAGTTGCCACATCTGGCAACGGGTCCGCATCGACCCGCGCCGCTATTACCGCATTTCCCTCTGGGCGAAGACTGAGGGCCTCGTCGGGTACTTCTTCACCCACCTGCTGCCGTTCAACCGCCATTCGGTCCCCACCGGCTGGCATGGGGAGAACCACGCCAGCGAGCACCATTACGTCACCGGCGACACCGGGGGCTGGCAGGAGCGCGCCCTTATCACCCGCTTCCGGCCGGATGCCGACGCCGTGGCCATCTTCCTGCGCGTCGAGGACACCATCGGCACCGTCTGGATTGACGATGTGACCATCCAGCCCCTGCCCCTGGACTACGAAGCCGGAGGTGAGGGTCGATGA
- a CDS encoding ABC transporter substrate-binding protein has translation MRRFLPIALSALLCIAIAGCGRDASSSSGRTVVRVWHVWGGTMAEGFTRLCEAFAKEHPEIELRPVFASNDLATNQKFFTAVAAKRPPEVVFVDGPQVAPWAEWGALEPLTDRCEQAGITENDYFAPCWRQNTYKGDVWALTFCADPNFGFVWSKKAFREAGLDPEKPPITIEDLDRCARALTRREGNELTQIGLIPWSQYGAANSIFTWGWAFGGDFFDYQTGRVTADDPRVVKALEWMVSYAKEYDVTKVASLERGFGSAEQNPFITGKVAMMCLHIGGIADLARYAPDLDYGVTFIPAPPDGEQRSSWVGGWCVSIPKGAENQDAAWEFIRWLCASDEGTALVGEATGLFPGYKASPYLRSVQGKKHYGKFLRILQECRHQRPVMPVQARYMRELSRAVDAAVYGKLSPQAALRRATETTQRELDTITAGSGWSQPTNSGQVE, from the coding sequence ATGCGAAGGTTTCTGCCAATTGCTTTGTCCGCCCTTCTGTGCATTGCCATCGCGGGCTGCGGGCGCGACGCGTCATCATCCTCAGGCCGCACGGTGGTCCGCGTCTGGCATGTCTGGGGCGGGACCATGGCCGAGGGCTTCACCAGACTGTGTGAAGCCTTCGCAAAGGAGCACCCGGAGATCGAGCTCCGCCCCGTCTTCGCATCCAATGACCTCGCGACCAACCAGAAGTTCTTCACTGCCGTGGCTGCCAAACGCCCTCCCGAAGTGGTTTTCGTTGACGGCCCCCAGGTCGCTCCGTGGGCCGAGTGGGGAGCGCTGGAACCTCTCACCGACCGCTGTGAGCAGGCAGGCATTACCGAGAATGACTACTTCGCGCCCTGCTGGCGACAGAACACATACAAAGGCGACGTCTGGGCGCTCACCTTCTGCGCGGACCCCAATTTCGGGTTCGTCTGGAGCAAGAAAGCATTCCGCGAGGCCGGCCTGGATCCCGAGAAACCTCCCATAACCATCGAAGACCTCGACCGCTGCGCACGGGCCCTCACTCGCCGAGAGGGCAACGAGCTGACCCAGATCGGTCTCATCCCCTGGTCGCAGTACGGGGCGGCCAATTCCATCTTCACCTGGGGCTGGGCCTTCGGGGGCGATTTCTTCGACTACCAGACCGGCCGTGTGACTGCCGACGACCCGCGCGTTGTGAAGGCCCTGGAGTGGATGGTCTCTTACGCGAAGGAGTATGACGTCACCAAGGTCGCCAGTCTCGAACGCGGGTTCGGATCCGCGGAACAGAACCCCTTCATAACCGGCAAGGTCGCCATGATGTGCCTGCACATCGGTGGGATCGCCGACCTGGCCCGGTACGCGCCGGACCTCGACTACGGAGTCACTTTCATCCCGGCACCGCCCGACGGTGAGCAGCGAAGTTCATGGGTAGGCGGCTGGTGCGTGTCCATTCCGAAAGGCGCCGAGAACCAGGACGCTGCCTGGGAGTTCATCCGGTGGCTCTGCGCATCGGACGAGGGGACTGCGCTGGTGGGCGAAGCCACGGGGCTCTTCCCCGGGTACAAGGCGTCACCGTATCTGAGGAGCGTCCAGGGCAAGAAACATTATGGCAAGTTCTTGCGGATCCTCCAGGAATGTCGCCACCAGCGCCCTGTGATGCCGGTGCAGGCCCGGTATATGCGCGAGCTGTCCCGGGCCGTGGACGCCGCGGTCTACGGCAAGCTCTCCCCCCAGGCCGCACTCAGACGGGCCACCGAGACTACCCAGCGTGAACTGGATACCATCACTGCGGGAAGCGGTTGGTCCCAACCCACCAACTCCGGGCAGGTGGAGTGA
- a CDS encoding sugar ABC transporter permease, translating into MQLSTISGDRGERLDTPSGAQDLKRGRTLAGLLFCAPAILGLLIFTLYPMLASLYYSFTRYSVMKPPVWVGATNYAHLAHDELFWKSLGNTAYYAVIAVPLGIVVALGLALLLNMKVRGQALYRTFFFVPSIVPLVASSVLWIWLFNPQNGAINALLRPIFASLGLGEPPGWFADPAWSKPAIILWSLWGVGGSMVIFLAALQDVPQELHEAAEVDGARAWHRVRHITLPFISPQILFVLIMGMIGAFQFFTPAYVMTQGTGGPVDSTLFYSLYLFNVAFADFKMGYACALAWILFLLILAFTALIFRTSARFVYYAGEGR; encoded by the coding sequence ATGCAGCTGTCCACGATATCGGGAGATCGGGGTGAGCGCTTGGACACGCCTTCCGGCGCCCAAGACCTGAAGCGCGGGCGCACCCTGGCCGGACTGCTCTTCTGCGCGCCGGCGATCCTGGGTTTGCTCATTTTCACGCTTTACCCCATGCTGGCGTCGCTTTATTACAGCTTCACCCGCTACAGCGTCATGAAGCCGCCGGTCTGGGTGGGCGCCACGAACTACGCTCATCTCGCGCACGATGAGCTGTTCTGGAAGTCCCTCGGCAACACCGCGTACTATGCGGTGATTGCTGTCCCTCTGGGTATCGTCGTGGCCCTGGGACTGGCGCTTCTGCTCAACATGAAAGTGCGCGGGCAAGCGCTTTATCGCACGTTCTTTTTCGTCCCGTCAATTGTTCCGCTGGTAGCCAGCTCGGTCTTGTGGATATGGCTTTTCAACCCACAGAACGGGGCGATCAACGCTCTCTTGCGGCCGATTTTCGCGTCACTTGGCCTCGGTGAGCCGCCCGGATGGTTCGCCGATCCAGCCTGGTCGAAGCCCGCAATCATTCTCTGGAGTCTGTGGGGCGTGGGCGGCTCCATGGTGATCTTCCTGGCGGCCCTGCAGGACGTGCCCCAGGAGCTTCACGAGGCGGCCGAGGTGGACGGCGCTAGAGCCTGGCACAGGGTCCGGCACATCACATTGCCCTTCATCAGCCCCCAGATACTCTTCGTCCTCATCATGGGGATGATCGGCGCCTTCCAGTTCTTCACCCCAGCCTACGTCATGACCCAGGGCACCGGCGGGCCGGTAGATTCCACCCTCTTCTATTCTCTGTACCTGTTCAACGTGGCCTTCGCGGACTTCAAGATGGGCTACGCCTGCGCGCTTGCGTGGATCCTTTTCCTGCTGATCCTCGCATTCACTGCATTGATATTCCGAACCTCGGCGCGGTTCGTGTACTATGCAGGGGAGGGGAGATAA